The sequence below is a genomic window from Lolium perenne isolate Kyuss_39 chromosome 4, Kyuss_2.0, whole genome shotgun sequence.
TTTATGTTAGGCTTGTTGTTATGTATTTCTTGAATCCTAATGTCCGAAATGCTGATGCAGTAAGACACGTGGTATGGGAGCTGGGCGCAAGCTCAAGACCCACAGGAGGAACCAGCGGTGGGCCGACAAAGCCTACAAGAAGAGCCATCTCGGGAACGAGTGGAAGAAACCCTTTGCCGGTTCATCCCACGCAAAGGGGATTGTCCTTGAAAAGATGTGAGTTCATTGAACAGCCAGCGTATGCTATTTCTGAAGAAGAATAAATAACTGACACACACACCCTGCCTGAACTGCAGCGGCATTGAAGCTAAGCAGCCGAACTCTGCCATCCGTAAGTGCGCTCGTGTCCAGCTGGTGAAGAACGGAAAGAAGATCGCTGCCTTTGTGCCGAACGACGGTTGCCTGAACTACATCGAGGAGAATGTAAGGATTATTTCTGCCTTGCGAAACATCAGTGTCGAGCGTCGATGGTCAACCTCACTTTTTCTGCTAAATTGCTAACAGTGCGCATACTGAATGTTTCAGGACGAGGTGC
It includes:
- the LOC127319668 gene encoding small ribosomal subunit protein uS12, with the protein product MGKTRGMGAGRKLKTHRRNQRWADKAYKKSHLGNEWKKPFAGSSHAKGIVLEKIGIEAKQPNSAIRKCARVQLVKNGKKIAAFVPNDGCLNYIEENDEVLIAGFGRKGHAVGDIPGVRFKVVKVSGVSLLALFKEKKEKPRS